From a region of the Procambarus clarkii isolate CNS0578487 chromosome 18, FALCON_Pclarkii_2.0, whole genome shotgun sequence genome:
- the LOC123754442 gene encoding protein sprouty — translation MSQDGGSQGGGGAGGCEGSGAASSPQGSAITLAVPRPDHQRTTNLYVDTPFKHRVAPRPRPTHHHSSTPTSRSHLDLALVHGAPARSSGKRPAKLTSSHSSVTAVPVKGSTSGSTTLQQAQQQQQPAGSRTPVISKQPAAITFTKGGREDADGESIICSWCGRCRCEACTRPRPPPAAWLCRNKCLCSPAAAVDYASCLCCVKGVLYHCGKDGEAGLAAAADHPCSCGGPHAVLGWACLALASIPLPCLLCYWPLTGARRLLEMTYQRCTSHGCRCPQGRPPRLQPPPPPPPPEKRPLHDCA, via the coding sequence ATGTCGCAGGATGGCGGCAGCCAAGGCGGGGGCGGCGCGGGCGGCTGTGAGGGGTCGGGCGCCGCCAGCAGCCCCCAGGGTAGCGCCATCACCCTGGCCGTACCCCGGCCAGACCACCAGCGCACCACTAACCTCTACGTGGACACACCCTTCAAACACCGCGTGGCGCCCCGGCCGCGCCCCACGCACCACCACTCCAGCACTCCCACCTCGCGATCCCACCTCGACCTCGCGCTCGTGCACGGCGCACCTGCGCGCTCCAGCGGCAAGCGGCCTGCCAAGCTCACATCTTCTCACTCGAGCGTGACCGCGGTGCCCGTTAAGGGCAGCACTAGTGGAAGCACGACACTgcagcaggcgcagcagcagcaacagccggctGGATCCCGCACACCAGTCATCAGCAAACAGCCGGCGGCCATAACCTTTACTAAGGGCGGGCGGGAGGATGCTGATGGCGAGTCCATCATCTGCTCATGGTGTGGGCGGTgtcgctgtgaggcgtgcacccgGCCGCGGCCCCCGCCTGCGGCCTGGCTCTGCCGCAACAAGTGCCTCTGCTCGCCTGCAGCCGCAGTCGACTATGCGTCATGTTTGTGCTGTGTTAAAGGCGTGCTTTACCACTGCGGTAAAGACGGCGAGGCCGGCCTTGCCGCAGCCGCAGATCACCCGTGTTCGTGCGGGGGACCGCATGCGGTACTGGGGTGGGCGTGCCTAGCCCTGGCCTCCATACCCTTGCCCTGCCTCCTCTGCTACTGGCCGCTAACAGGGGCGCGCCGCCTCCTGGAGATGACCTACCAGCGCTGCACCAGCCACGGGTGTCGGTGTCCCCAGGGGCGGCCGCCACGcctccagccgccgccgccaccgccaccgccggaGAAGCGGCCGTTGCACGACTGCGCGTGA